One genomic window of Odocoileus virginianus isolate 20LAN1187 ecotype Illinois chromosome 8, Ovbor_1.2, whole genome shotgun sequence includes the following:
- the CNN3 gene encoding calponin-3: MTHFNKGPSYGLSAEIKNKIASKYDHQAEEDLRNWIEEVTGMSIGANFQLGLKDGIILCELINKLQPGSVKKVNESSLNWPQLENIGNFINAIQAYGMKPHDIFEANDLFENGNITQVQTTVVALAGLAKTKGFHTTIDIGVKYAEKQTRRFDEGKLKAGQSVIGLQMGTNKCASQAGMTACGTRRHLYDPKMQTDKPFDQITICLQMGTNKGASQAEMLAPGTRRDIYDQKLTLQSVDNLTISLRMGTNKVASQKGMSVYGLGRQVYDPKYCAAPTEPVIHNRSQGTGTNGSEISDSDYQAEYPDEYHGEYQDDYPRDYQYGDQGIGY, from the coding sequence CAAGTATGATCATCAGGCAGAAGAAGATCTCCGCAATTGGATAGAAGAGGTGACAGGCATGAGCATTGGCGCCAACTTCCAGCTGGGCCTGAAAGACGGCATTATCCTCTGCGAACTCATAAACAAGCTACAGCCAGGCTCAGTGAAGAAGGTCAATGAGTCCTCATTAAACTGGCCTCAGTTGGAGAATATCGGCAACTTTATTAACGCTATTCAGGCTTATGGCATGAAGCCACATGACATATTTGAAGCAAATGATCTTTTTGAGAATGGCAACATAACCCAGGTTCAGACCACGGTGGTGGCCCTAGCAGGTCTGGCCAAAACAAAAGGATTCCATACAACCATTGACATTGGAGTTAAGtatgcagaaaaacaaacaagacgTTTtgatgaaggaaaattaaaagctGGCCAGAGTGTAATTGGTTTGCAGATGGGAACCAACAAATGCGCCAGCCAAGCAGGTATGACAGCCTGTGGGACGAGGAGGCACCTTTATGATCCCAAAATGCAAACTGACAAACCTTTTGATCAGATCACAATTTGCCTGCAAATGGGCACCAACAAAGGCGCCAGCCAGGCGGAAATGTTAGCACCGGGTACCCGAAGAGACATCTATGATCAGAAGCTAACTTTACAATCCGTGGACAACTTGACAATTTCCCTACGGATGGGTACCAACAAAGTCGCTTCCCAGAAAGGAATGAGTGTATATGGGCTTGGGCGGCAAGTGTATGATCCCAAATACTGTGCTGCTCCCACAGAACCTGTCATTCACAACAGAAGCCAAGGCACAGGAACCAATGGGTCAGAAATCAGTGATAGTGATTATCAGGCAGAATACCCAGATGAATATCATGGCGAGTACCAAGATGACTACCCCAGAGATTACCAGTATGGTGACCAAGGCATTGGTTATTAG